From the genome of Anaerobranca gottschalkii DSM 13577:
TAATAAATGCAGATTTAAATGGAGCATATCAAATAATGAAAAAAGTATTCCCCAATGTATTTTCGGAGGGGATAGAGGGTGTGGGGTTACACCCAATCAGAGTAAACATAGCTTAAGCTGTGTTGACTGATAAATAATTTTATTAAAATTTTTATTGTTTTTAATAAAGTTAATAACCTTGACATAACGATAATACCTGGTATAGTTTCATTTAAGAAATTTTGATTATATATTCTTGAAAAACTTTGATAGATTATAGTTACAGAAAAGATTAAAATTAAAATACTTTGCAAAACGGCAGCTAAATCTTCGTATCTACCATGACCGTAGTTGTGACACTTATCGGG
Proteins encoded in this window:
- a CDS encoding cation diffusion facilitator family transporter, translating into MNKFKAALLAISVSIFLVVLKLVIGVITNSISIISDALHSFMDVLASTITLAAMYFAGKPPDKCHNYGHGRYEDLAAVLQSILILIFSVTIIYQSFSRIYNQNFLNETIPGIIVMSRLLTLLKTIKILIKLFISQHSLSYVYSDWV